In the Corynebacterium jeikeium genome, GGCAGATCGCCACTTCGTTCTCTCGGAAAAGCATGGAGGTCAGAGTGCAGCCCATGCCATCTAGGTTTGGGTGTTCGTCTACGTGCGCAGCGATGTCCTGGTTGCCTTCGTCCGTGGCCGTGGCCAGCAGGTTCTCGAGCTGATCGCGGTTGTTGGGCTCGTCGATTAGTGGGGAATCCAGGGGGCTGAGTGCATTGATGAGGAACTGGGAGGCAACCTCGCCGGCAGCGTGGCCGCCCATGCCGTCGGCTAGTGCCAGCAGACGCGGGCCCGCGTAGGCGGAGTCTTCATTGTTGCCGCGAACCAGGCCACGGTCAGAGCACGCCGCGAAGTTCAGCGTGCGCCTGATGTTTCCGTTCTTATCCTCGGTCATGCGTCCATCCTCACGTGGGTCTGGCCGATGCGGATTTCCATACCGGCGGAAAGCTTAACGGGCTGGTCCAGGCGCTCATTTCCGATCCAGGTGCCGTTGCGCGAGTCGAGGTCTTCGACGTACCAATCCGAGCCGCGGCGGATCAACCGTGCGTGAGTACCGGAGGCGAAATCATCCTCCAACACCAGCGTGCATGACTGCGAGCGGCCGATGGAGACATCCTGGTACCCCTTGAGGTTCAGAGTGGTGCCGGTCAGTGGGCCACTGGTGAGCTCCAGAGATTGCGGGGCCTTGTGCCTGCGGAAAGCATGACCGGAAGAAGAGGGTTCGTTCATGGGACCCCCGTATCCCGCTGCGATGGGAGCCATCCCGACGGGAGCCAAGCCAGAGGTGCGATCTGCATCCTTTTTGAGGGAGCGAACAGTCATCCAGATGAAGAACCACAGCAAAAGCAGCAGGCCAATCTTGACCAGCAGAAGTAGCGTGGTCTGCACGGTATTCAACTCCTCAGTAGGGTCGGTAAGGTCAGCAAGGCCAGTAAGGCCGAAAGGCCCAGTGAGCACTCAATAAACACAGGAGCACACTGGCACACACAGTCCCGCGGGGCACATGTGTATGTGAATAGCCTAGTTTAGATGACCCTGAAGGAGTAGGGCGGAAGGGAAAAACAGGGTTAGTGGAACTCCACGCCGATCTCGGAGTGGCCCAGAGAAATCACGTCGCCGCTGGCCAATAGCCAGTTTTCGATCGGAGTGCCATTGACCGAGGTGCCGTTGGTGGACTGCAGGTCCGTCAGTACGGCGTCGTAGCCATCCCAAGTGATGTCCGCGTGCTGACGGGAGACACCCGTATCGGGGATGCGTAGATCCACCCCGTTGCCACGCCCGATGATGTTGCTGCCCTTGCGTAGCTCGTAGGTACGGTCGGAGCCATCGTGCAGCGTGAGCGTGACCCGCAGTTCGCGTTCGCCACCGTCCGCGCCCACGCCTCCGCGCACGGGAGCGGGGGTGGACTGCACAATTACCTCGGTGCCCGGGTAGCTCACCGGACGTTCGAAATCATTGCCTTCCGGCTGGTTCTGCCAATCCTGCTGGTTGTGCATGGCGCTTTCCTCCTGTACTTCCGAGGCCTGCTGGTCGTGGGGCTCCGAAGAATCCTGGGGCGCCTGGGGTTCTTGGGGCACCCGGGGCTCAGAGTCTTCCACTTGCTGCGCCTGATCCGTCCACTGGCTGCGAACGAAATCCGGGGCGGCGCGGTGCACGCCTGCTGCACCTGCCGGACCGACACCCGCAGCACCTGCAGCGGCACCAGTCGCCCCAGCGCCTTCGGCTGCGCCAGTAGAGTCGATGTGGTGGTGCTGGTCTTCCGCAGACGAAACCAGATCCCCGAGAGACCGCTCGGTACTGGGGTTTTGTACTTCATTGGAAGGGGCATCGTTGGAGCTAGGGGCGTCATAGTTATGCGACACCAACGAACGCTCGCCGGGCTGCGACGATGGCCACTCCGGACGGCCTTCCTGCTCCGAGAAATCCTCACCGATAGCTACATTGGCGCCAGAGTGATCTGCGGTGTGAGGAACATCGAAGCGAGCATCAGCCCGCATCTGGCCGGAGTGCATGCCGTCGTGGGCAAAAATACTTACCTTGACTGGCTCGTTCGTACGCCAGCCCTGGTTGCGGATGAAGCGGCTCAGGCGATCGCCCATCTCTTCCGCCAGCCGCGGGCGAGATTCGGTGAGACTTGCGTAGTCGCGAGTGCTGACTAGCACCTGAAAGTAGCTGGGCGCTAGACGCCGCCCCTGGGCATCCGTCATGACGGACTCTTCTGCGTACTGCTTAAGAACCTCATCAATCTCGGTTGGAACGACCTCGCCGCCGAAGACACGTGCGAAGCCGTTATCCAGCCCACGCTGAAGCGAGCTGTCGAGCTTCTTGAATCGTCCAAACAGACCCATTGTCCGTAGTCCTCCTGTGTCGTACTGTGATCTTCCACTGCAGTCGCGTGCCCTTAAAAACTGGCGCTAGTTCTGCCTGCGGGGCAGCCCAATAACGTAAGTCGCGGGAGCCGGTTGGCGCGCTGTGCTGTTATAGCCCAAACCCCGAGGCTGCGAGTCCATGACGGGGTTGAACTGCGCGAAAAATCAGTCGCATTGCGAGTGTTTAGTTGGCCATTATAGGGGCAGTGCCGGGTCACGTGCACTTTCTTGCAGGTCAGATGTGTTTTTTGGATGCATGGGTGCATCGTGCTAGAGTTTCATTTCGTTGCCAGCGAGCATTACTTCCAAAAAGGAATGTGCGGCTTTAGCAGGCAAGACAGTGTAAACACTGTGGTGAAAACCATGTGTCCTACATAGTCACTCGGGCGAGTGGCGGAATGGCAGACGCGCTGGCTTCAGGTGCCAGTGTCCTTCGGGACGTGGGGGTTCAAGTCCCCCTTCGCCCACAGCTAGCAGTTGAACAAACTGCACTACCGGAGGTAGCAAACCCGAAAGGGAATGTTACCTCCGGTTTCTTTCGTTTTCTGGTGTATAAGAGTCGAAGATTGCAGGTGCGTCGATTCAACAGATTGTTCTAAGCTTGCACGCATGCCTTCTTCTGATATTCATGTCAGCGCTGTTGTAGTGAGGAATTCGCGGGGAGAAGTCCTTTGCGTGCGTAAGAAGGGCACTGCGCTATTTCAATTTCCGGGTGGCAAGCTCGAGTTTGCGGAGTCCTCGCTTGATGCGGTGATACGGGAAGTTAATGAAGAGCTGGGGATTTCGCTTGATGCTGCTCTCTTGGTTCCGATGGGAACATACCGTGCAGTTGCGGCTAACGAAGCCGGTAGCGATGTTGTTGCGGATCTCTTTTACTTTTCAGATTCGGTGGAGCCCGTGGCAGCTGCAGAAATTGCTGAGTGCGAATGGGTAAACCCGTCCGTGCCGAACGTTAAGCTGGCACCGCTTTTGAAAGATGAAGTGTTTCCGGAGTTGATTGCCAATCCTGTGCGTTCTGTAGCCGTATTTACAGGGGCGAGCAGTGGTCGCAACCATACCAATGCCTTTCTTGCTGAAGCCCTAGGGGCGGGTCTAGCTGAGCAGGGCGTACGGATGATTTATGGTGGCGGCAAAGTCGGCCTTATGGGTGCTGCGGCGGATGCCTGTCTGGCCAACGGTGGCTGTGTAATCGGTGTGATTCCTCAGAATCTTGTCGATGGCGAAATTGCACATGCGGGTCTTTCGCACCTTGAGATTGTTGACACGATGTATCAGCGTAAGCAACGGATGAGTGACCTGGTCGATGCCTACGTGTGTTTGCCTGGCGGCGCTGGAACGTTAGACGAATTTTTTGATGCGTGGACAGCTCAACAGCTCGGGCTTCATCGCAAGCCCATTGCCCTTTTTGGTTCAAGTTTCTGGGCGCCTACGGTATCGATGCTCAAGCATATGGCAGACGAGGGATTTATTCGTCAAGATGATGTCGACACGCTTATTGTTGCCGACACCGTTGATGAACTTCTCGTCGCACTCAATTCTTGGGCTGCGCCGTGCCCCAAGTGGAATTAGTTTCTAAGTTGTATTGCAATAAGTACCGAGTAAAGCGATCTTTATTTGCATCTGCTGGGCTGAACGCTATACCGCAAACGGGTCGTGGTCCGGGTCGCTATTGAATTGAATCTCCAGGTCATGGGCGATCTTCTCCGCAAGCGAAGCGCCGAAGAAGTGAGACACGAAGGCGACGGCCATATCTATCCCCGCTGCCACACCGGACGACGTCCAGCGATCACGGTCGTGCACCCACCGGGCAGAGCTTTTCCAGTCGATGTCCTTGCCGAAAGACGTGGCCCAATCAAACGCAAGCTTATTGCTGGTGGCGGCGTATCCCTCCAGCAAACCAGCTGCGGCCAAAACCGCTGAACCCGTGCATATGGAACAGACAAGCGAGGTGCAGCTCGCCATTTTGTGGATGCGGGCCAGGAAATCCGCATCTTTGACGAGTGCTCGCGTTCCCTGACCCCCGGGGACTATAACGGTGTCGCAAACGAGGGAATCGAAGGTTGTGTCGGGGAGAATCTTTACACCTTGGGAGCTGGCTACAGGTTCCCCATCCGCGGAGGCGAATTCCACCTGTAGGCCAGGCACCTTGGAGAAAATTTCGGCAGGCCCAAAGACATCCAGCAGTTCAAACCCGTCGAACAGGATAAACGCTACGCGCTGTGGTCGTCCGTTATTCATGGGTCTGCCCTCGAACCTGCTGCAGTTCTTCGTGCAGTAAGAACTGATCGATCGCGATGGCAGTGGCCACGCCTGTGCCCATCGCCTGAGAAACCTGGTCGGGAGAGCTGGTGACATTGCCGGCCGTCCACAGTCCGGTTTTGGAGGTCTTGCCATCGGGCTGTCTAACTACCCAGCCGTTTTCGGATTCACAACCAGCTGCTAGCAGCAGTTGATCATTGGGGTGGAATTCCGGGCCGGTGAAGCACGCCTCAAAGGCGCGGGTAGTAAAGACAGAGTCGCCACTTTTGTTGGGATCGGCGATGCTCACCAGAACTCCCGTTCCTGACTCAGGGTCGGGTTGCACCTCGGTGACGTGGGCGTCCATAAGAGCAACACCGCGCTTTTCGAACAGTGCACGGTCGGCTTCGTCAAGGGAGAGCCCATTGGTGAAGAACGTGACGCGATCGGTCCACTTCCGCATCAAGTGCACCATGTGCGTCGTAAACCTGGGATTCCTTCCGCCGATGACAGCAAGGTCGCGCCCCCGGACCTCGTAGCCGTGGCAATAAGGGCAGTGGAAAACTCGCGATCCCCAAAGCTCGGCTAAGCCCGGTACGTCTGGCAGTTCGTCGGTGATGCCCGTCGCCATGAGTATCTGTCGGGCCGGAAACTGCTGTTCGTCGGCCGTAGTGGCCGTCCATGCGTTGCCTGTTTGTTCGAGGGTGGTGACCTCACCCTGGGTTACTTCACCGCCGAATGTCATGAATTCTTTGCGGCCTTGGTCTAGCAGCTCCATTGGGTTAGCCCCGTCGCGCCCCAAAATGCCATGGGAGTGGGCGCTGAAGCGGTTACGCGGTTTTCCGCTGTCGATGATTCGGACGGTTCGCTGAGCTCGGGCGAGGGCAATACCCGCCGCAGTGCCCGCAAATCCTCCGCCGATGATGAGTACGTCGAGTGGTTTAGTCGCATTGCGTGCCATGATCTACTCCCTTCGAGGATTGTTACACTTGGCCACCGTACCTGCATGAATGGTGCAATTCGCGCGACGGAAAGGTGGAGTATCGTGCAGACCTACTCTGAAAAGGGGATTCGGAAGAGCTTTATCAACTGCTCTAAGGGTGCCGCTGCGCGCATTCACATTCCGGCACACGTTCTGGGCGCCGACTGGGAAAGCCAGGTGTTTGTGAGCTGGGTGGATCCCAAGGCACCTCAGAGGGCCTACCTCGTCGCGGAGACTGCAGAGGGTTTGCAGGGGCTCACCATGGAGATCCGTAAAGCGCCGACGGGCGGTGGGGCGCGTATGTGCCAGATCTGTCGCACGCTGCACCCCTCGAGTGGCGCCTCTCTGATGTCGATCGTCACTACGAAGTCCGCGCAGGATAACTACGGCAGTATCGGTACGTACATGTGCAGTGACCTGGCGTGTGTGGATTATGTCCGAGGGGCGAAAACTCCGGACGGAACCACGCAGATGGCGGAGACGCTGACGGTCGAGGAAAAGGAAGAACGCGTACTCACCAACGTTCGTAGCCTTATCGCCAGTGTGGAAAAGCGCCTGAAGAAGTAATCCGGTGACTAGCGCGCACTGCTTCTAACCAATATTTAATGAAAACGTATTGACAACGTAGCAGGTGAGGGGGCGTATAGGAAGCGTCGAAGCAACCAACTGGCCCACCTAACCAAAGGAGAGGTGGCTCCATGGTTGCCCTGTATTGAAGGAGTTCACCATGAGCTGTACCACCCACGCCAACCATGATCACAAGCACGGCCCGAACTGCGGCCACGTCGCCGTTCCGCACGATGATCACGTCGACTACGTCCACGACGGCCACCTGCACCGCGAGCACGAGGGCCACTGGGACGATCACTAAAGCTCGATCACTAAAGCTGCGGAGAAGAGTGACTACTCAATAGTCACTCCGGTAACATAGGTCACCTGAAACGCCGGTGAAAGGAGCGTTGGGTGACGTACCCGCAAGGAAACGACGACCAGACTCGCATTTTCAACACGCAGGGCAATGGCGGTTATGGCGGCTACAACTCTGGCTACAACAACCAGCAGCAGTACCCGCAGGGTTATAACTCTGGCTACAACCAGCCGCAGCACGACCCCCGCGAAGGTCTGCTGGCCGGCCGCTACGACGGCAAGAAGGTTGCGATGAACCTCATCGTCCTCGCAGTCTTGGCCGCAGCCGTCACTTTCGCCGCTGTGTTCATCGTGGACCTCCTGGTGGGATTCATCCCAGGTGAAGCGTCCGCGGGCGTAGGTCCTGCTGTGCTGACTGGAGTGATTGCCGGCGTCATCGGCGTACTTGCCGGACTTCTGTACATCCCAGTCTCCGGCACAGGCAACGAGCACCTCTTTGGCATGGCCGTTATCGCACTGGCGGCAGTGGCCGCGATCGCTTGGGTGCTCGCGGGTGGACTGCTGAGCGGCGACTGGGGGACGTTGGTCACGCTCACGGGTATCGTCTGCACCGCCGCAATCGCGTATGTGGTGCCTTCTCGCATCGAATCTGCTGCGGTCTACGGCCCGCGCCGATAGTTCGGAGAAAGGGGCAGGGAATAACACGGGGGATAAGAAGCCCCTTAAATTTCGTTATCAATCCGAGGTTTTTTCGGGATTTAGCGCTTTTTCAGTTGACGCACCCCGGGGGAGGGTGCGTATGTTTGCGTGCTTAGTGGCAACTGCCCGGCAGGCA is a window encoding:
- a CDS encoding NAD(P)/FAD-dependent oxidoreductase, producing the protein MARNATKPLDVLIIGGGFAGTAAGIALARAQRTVRIIDSGKPRNRFSAHSHGILGRDGANPMELLDQGRKEFMTFGGEVTQGEVTTLEQTGNAWTATTADEQQFPARQILMATGITDELPDVPGLAELWGSRVFHCPYCHGYEVRGRDLAVIGGRNPRFTTHMVHLMRKWTDRVTFFTNGLSLDEADRALFEKRGVALMDAHVTEVQPDPESGTGVLVSIADPNKSGDSVFTTRAFEACFTGPEFHPNDQLLLAAGCESENGWVVRQPDGKTSKTGLWTAGNVTSSPDQVSQAMGTGVATAIAIDQFLLHEELQQVRGQTHE
- a CDS encoding FHA domain-containing protein FhaB/FipA is translated as MQTTLLLLVKIGLLLLLWFFIWMTVRSLKKDADRTSGLAPVGMAPIAAGYGGPMNEPSSSGHAFRRHKAPQSLELTSGPLTGTTLNLKGYQDVSIGRSQSCTLVLEDDFASGTHARLIRRGSDWYVEDLDSRNGTWIGNERLDQPVKLSAGMEIRIGQTHVRMDA
- a CDS encoding DJ-1/PfpI family protein, which gives rise to MNNGRPQRVAFILFDGFELLDVFGPAEIFSKVPGLQVEFASADGEPVASSQGVKILPDTTFDSLVCDTVIVPGGQGTRALVKDADFLARIHKMASCTSLVCSICTGSAVLAAAGLLEGYAATSNKLAFDWATSFGKDIDWKSSARWVHDRDRWTSSGVAAGIDMAVAFVSHFFGASLAEKIAHDLEIQFNSDPDHDPFAV
- a CDS encoding TIGR00730 family Rossman fold protein; its protein translation is MPSSDIHVSAVVVRNSRGEVLCVRKKGTALFQFPGGKLEFAESSLDAVIREVNEELGISLDAALLVPMGTYRAVAANEAGSDVVADLFYFSDSVEPVAAAEIAECEWVNPSVPNVKLAPLLKDEVFPELIANPVRSVAVFTGASSGRNHTNAFLAEALGAGLAEQGVRMIYGGGKVGLMGAAADACLANGGCVIGVIPQNLVDGEIAHAGLSHLEIVDTMYQRKQRMSDLVDAYVCLPGGAGTLDEFFDAWTAQQLGLHRKPIALFGSSFWAPTVSMLKHMADEGFIRQDDVDTLIVADTVDELLVALNSWAAPCPKWN
- a CDS encoding DUF3662 and FHA domain-containing protein, encoding MGLFGRFKKLDSSLQRGLDNGFARVFGGEVVPTEIDEVLKQYAEESVMTDAQGRRLAPSYFQVLVSTRDYASLTESRPRLAEEMGDRLSRFIRNQGWRTNEPVKVSIFAHDGMHSGQMRADARFDVPHTADHSGANVAIGEDFSEQEGRPEWPSSQPGERSLVSHNYDAPSSNDAPSNEVQNPSTERSLGDLVSSAEDQHHHIDSTGAAEGAGATGAAAGAAGVGPAGAAGVHRAAPDFVRSQWTDQAQQVEDSEPRVPQEPQAPQDSSEPHDQQASEVQEESAMHNQQDWQNQPEGNDFERPVSYPGTEVIVQSTPAPVRGGVGADGGERELRVTLTLHDGSDRTYELRKGSNIIGRGNGVDLRIPDTGVSRQHADITWDGYDAVLTDLQSTNGTSVNGTPIENWLLASGDVISLGHSEIGVEFH
- a CDS encoding FBP domain-containing protein produces the protein MQTYSEKGIRKSFINCSKGAAARIHIPAHVLGADWESQVFVSWVDPKAPQRAYLVAETAEGLQGLTMEIRKAPTGGGARMCQICRTLHPSSGASLMSIVTTKSAQDNYGSIGTYMCSDLACVDYVRGAKTPDGTTQMAETLTVEEKEERVLTNVRSLIASVEKRLKK